A section of the Pochonia chlamydosporia 170 chromosome 2, whole genome shotgun sequence genome encodes:
- a CDS encoding aminotransferase (similar to Cordyceps militaris CM01 XP_006673806.1): protein MTSSKNRLDDTFKALLTRREEKNRLRRLTLRQSGVVDFSSNGYLSLSTNPEIKSAYISHLQSSADEFSLGSCGSRLLDGNTLTAEKLELDIAAFHGAPAGLLFNSGFEANTGLFSCAPQPGDYVVYDELIHASVHDGMKLSRARTIPFAHNCVMAREVQSSSTLRPLDVVLGDLLSGPEGQKIRDGQKNVFVAVEGVYSMDGDVVPLKDIVECVERRLPLGNGYIIVDEAHSTGWLGGRGKGLVCQLGLEERVWARVHTFGKAMGCAGAIVLCTPTTRSYMINYARSLIYTTAMGYPMLTAIKTAYNYLRSGRADGHLAHLLSLMQETHALLLSVCEKHDPPAQLFRINTSPPESPIIPLFSGQSRSLARHCQQRGYMVRPIVAPTVPKGTDRVRLCLHAANTVAEVRGLCMAIEEWLREQLARDTSSKSDIMPMPVASFDAASVVEVSKL from the exons ATGACATCTTCAAAAAACCGCCTAGACGACACATTCAAAGCCCTCCTCACCCGACGAGAGGAGAAGAACCGCCTCCGTCGCTTGACCCTCCGCCAGTCCGGCGTAGTCGACTTCTCATCAAATGGCTATCTATCCCTCTCCACAAACCCAGAAATCAAAAGCGCCTACATCTCACATCTCCAAAGCTCTGCGGATGAATTCTCACTAGGATCATGCGGGTCCCGTTTATTAGATGGGAATACCTTGACGGCTGAGAAATTAGAGTTGGACATCGCTGCATTTCACGGCGCACCAGCAGGTTTACTCTTCAATTCGGGCTTTGAGGCGAATACAGGTCTGTTCAGCTGTGCGCCGCAGCCGGGAGACTATGTCGTGTACGATGAGTTGATTCACGCGAGTGTTCACGatgggatgaagttgagtaGGGCGAGGACGATTCCGTTTGCGCATAATTGTGTGATGGCGCGCGAAGTGCAATCATCATCCACGTTGAGGCCCTTGGACGTGGTATTAGGTGACTTACTGAGCGGACCTGAGGGTCAGAAAATAAGAGACGGTCAGAAGAATGTATTTGTTGCGGTGGAAGGCGTGTACAGCATGGACGGTGATGTTGTTCCGCTCAAGGATATTGTTGAATGTGTTGAGAGACGACTACCACTAGGGAATGGGTATATCATTGTTGACGAGGCTCACTCAACCGGGTGGTTGGGCGGCAGGGGAAAAGGTCTAGTTTGTcagcttggtcttgaagagcGAGTGTGGGCTCGAGTCCATACGTTTGGAAAGGCAATGGGCTGTGCTGGAG CTATTGTTCTTTGCACGCCGACCACGCGGTCATACATGATTAATTACGCACGAAGTCTCATTTACACCACCGCAATGGGCTACCCCATGTTGACTGCCATCAAGACAGCCTACAACTACTTGAGGAGCGGACGCGCAGACGGCCATCTTGCTCATCTCCTCTCGCTGATGCAGGAGACGCATGCTTTGCTCCTCTCTGTCTGCGAGAAACATGACCCTCCTGCACAATTATTCCGCATCAACACATCGCCGCCAGAATCACCCATCATTCCCCTATTTTCAGGGCAGTCCAGGAGTCTGGCGCGTCACTGTCAGCAAAGGGGGTACATGGTGCGCCCGATTGTAGCGCCGACTGTGCCCAAAGGCACTGATAGAGTGCGACTATGTCTACatgcagcaaacacagtcgCGGAGGTGCGTGGACTATGCATGGCTATTGAGGAGTGGCTACGAGAGCAACTCGCCAGAGACACGTCTTCAAAGTCTGATATTATGCCCATGCCGGTTGCCAGCTTTGACGCTGCTTCAGTAGTCGAAGTCAGCAAATTATAA
- a CDS encoding biotin synthase (similar to Coccidioides immitis RS XP_001247545.1), whose product MRSSMVTSGLGSLRSAGFRSTAVFQAPWMAATVSRSALQMRTGATLVDTPTAAHDQPEVVENTARQVNAKKILQDAVAATGPRQNWTREEISAIYYQPLLELAHQASLVHRRFHSPGEVQLCTLMNIKTGGCTEDCSYCAQATRYQKGTGLEAKRVETVESVLAAARTAKENGSTRFCMGAAWRDMRGRKNSLKNITEMVKGVKAMGMEVCVTLGMIDGEQAKQLKEAGLTAYNHNVDTSREFYPTIITTRSYDERLKTLSNVREAGINVCSGGILGLGESSEDRVGLLHTVSTLPSHPESFPVNALVPIKGTPLGDTTPIAFTSMLRTIATARILMPATIIRIAAGRKTMSEEKQALCFMAGANAIFTGEKMLTTDCNGWDEDSAMFGRWGLEPMKSFDKKSVEGAGDIEAGKI is encoded by the exons ATGAGGTCGTCAATGGTTACCAGCGGCCTCGGCTCGCTGCGATCAGCTGGTTTCCGGTCAACAGCTGTGTTCCAGGCACCATGGATGGCTGCGACTGTGTCCAGATCCGCATTGCAGATGCGAACTGGTGCTACACTGGTGGACACGCCGACTGCGGCGCATGATCAGCccgaggttgttgagaataCCGCCAGACAGGTCAATGCCAAGAAGATTCTTCAAGATGCGGTTGCTGCCACAGGACCGAGACAAAACTGGACAAGAGAGGAGATTTCCGCCATTTATTACCAGCCGTTGCTCGAATTGGCGCATCAAGCT AGCCTCGTCCACAGACGATTTCACAGCCCAGGCGAAGTCCAACTATGCACATTGATGAACATTAAGACGGGAGGCTGCACGGAAGATTGCTCCTATTGCGCCCAAGCAACCCGCTACCAAAAAGGCACCGGCCTCGAAGCCAAGCGCGTTGAAACCGTTGAGTCAGtcctcgccgccgcccgGACCGCtaaggagaatggaagtACGCGATTCTGCATGGGTGCCGCATGGCGAGACATGCGTGGCCGTAAGAACAGCCTCAAGAACATTACAGAAATGGTCAAGGGTGTCAAAGCCATGGGCATGGAGGTCTGTGTCACTCTGGGTATGATCGATGGCGAGCAGGCGAAGCAACTGAAGGAAGCTGGGTTGACAGCTTACAACCACAACGTTGACACGAGCCGCGAATTTTAtccaaccatcatcaccacaaggTCTTACGATGAGCGTCTCAAGACGCTGAGCAATGTTCGTGAGGCAGGTATCAATGTCTGCTCTGGTGGCATCCTTGGTCTCGGCGAATCATCCGAGGACAGAGTTGGTTTGCTTCACACTGTGTCGACATTGCCTTCTCACCCAGAAAGTTTCCCCGTGAACGCCCTTGTCCCTATCAAGGGTACACCTTTGGGAGACACCACGCCCATTGCCTTTACCAGCATGCTAAGAACGATTGCTACCGCAAGAATCCTCATGCCGGCAACTATTATTCGAATCGCTGCAGGACGCAAGACTATGTCTGAGGAAAAGCAGGCCTTGTGCTTTATGGCTGGTGCTAATGCCATTTTTACTGGTGAAAAGATGTTGACTACAGACTGCAACGGATGGGATGAGGATAGTGCCATGTTTGGCCGATGGGGCTTGGAACCAATGAAGAGCTTCGATAAGAAATCAGTTGAGGGGGCTGGCGATATTGAAGCCGGCAAGATATAA